One stretch of Halobacillus litoralis DNA includes these proteins:
- a CDS encoding TRAP transporter permease — translation MNKQQSETAEKYDRESTTRVNMAKPIALTISVLAIALSLFHLYTSYAGSLVDVKQRSIHLYTLMTLGFLMYPFLRKRGQRGLPFYDYITAGLSLFVGIYMLATAERIIQSGGQINDTDFYVGVLIILLLFDITRRVTGWGLALLGLGFLIYGFYVKLSVYPDLNPAVITSVSKQIISQLVFITEGVLGTAIGVSASYIILFILFGAFLAKSGMGQLFNDLALAVAGHTKGGPAKVAVIASGFLGSINGSAIANVVTTGTFTIPLMKKIGYKKDFAGAVESAASVGGQILPPIMGAAAFIMAENLNVAYTKIILAGIIPALLFYVGILLQVHFRASKRGLRGLPKEELPSLKGVLVERGHLIIPMLTLLYLLFSGKTPFYAAFWSIIATVVISGTKRMLPIIVALSLYLIFQPQLSALVTGGNIPNIRSDWWELLLIVALPLGINLWRKWLQIEGDEVGIKDCLNALEEGAKTTVPVAIACGAVGIVVGIASLTGVALEIANSIVSIGSAVNSPLIQLIITLILTMITSIILGMGLPSIPTYIITSTMAAPILLQLPLYRELAGSTETATFVAHMFVFYFGIFANITPPVALAAFAGAGVAGGNPNKTGFQAMKLAIAGFIVPFMFVFSHEMLMIDATVMNILVITVTSLVGVFMLSIMAEGYLKSTVPVWMRALAGAGALLLIYPGLLTDFIGLAIFAFVLVTNLKSNNDLQQQRTAL, via the coding sequence GTGAACAAGCAGCAGAGCGAAACAGCGGAAAAATACGATCGTGAGAGTACCACGCGTGTGAATATGGCAAAACCGATCGCCTTAACGATTTCGGTATTGGCGATTGCTTTATCCTTGTTTCATTTGTACACGTCTTATGCAGGCTCACTTGTTGATGTGAAACAGAGAAGTATCCACCTTTATACATTGATGACACTTGGATTTCTTATGTATCCGTTCCTTAGGAAAAGAGGGCAGAGAGGTCTCCCTTTTTATGATTACATAACGGCGGGGTTGTCGTTGTTTGTAGGGATTTACATGCTGGCTACCGCTGAACGGATTATCCAATCCGGCGGTCAAATCAATGACACCGATTTTTATGTTGGTGTACTTATCATTCTACTATTGTTCGATATTACTCGACGTGTAACCGGATGGGGGCTTGCTCTTTTAGGTCTTGGTTTTCTCATTTATGGATTTTATGTGAAATTGTCGGTGTATCCGGACCTGAATCCTGCCGTGATCACAAGTGTTTCAAAACAGATTATTTCTCAATTGGTCTTTATTACAGAAGGTGTTCTCGGTACCGCTATCGGGGTTTCAGCCAGTTACATCATTCTGTTCATTTTGTTCGGGGCTTTTCTCGCAAAGTCAGGAATGGGTCAGTTATTCAATGATTTAGCTCTTGCTGTTGCCGGTCATACCAAAGGTGGACCAGCGAAAGTTGCGGTTATTGCCAGTGGTTTTCTAGGTTCGATTAACGGATCTGCCATTGCGAATGTTGTAACGACCGGTACGTTCACCATCCCTCTCATGAAGAAAATTGGTTATAAGAAAGACTTTGCCGGAGCTGTAGAATCTGCGGCCAGTGTAGGAGGTCAAATCTTACCACCCATCATGGGGGCTGCTGCTTTTATTATGGCAGAAAACTTAAATGTCGCTTACACGAAGATCATTTTAGCTGGAATCATACCTGCTTTACTGTTCTATGTCGGCATATTGCTGCAGGTTCATTTCCGAGCGTCTAAACGAGGACTAAGAGGACTGCCAAAAGAAGAACTCCCATCATTAAAAGGGGTCCTTGTTGAGCGTGGTCACTTAATCATTCCAATGTTGACTTTGCTTTACCTGCTTTTCTCCGGGAAGACACCTTTTTATGCTGCTTTTTGGTCAATCATTGCAACTGTAGTGATTTCCGGAACGAAACGGATGCTTCCGATTATTGTTGCTCTTTCTTTATATTTGATTTTCCAACCCCAACTGTCGGCTTTGGTCACAGGTGGGAATATACCCAACATTCGTAGTGATTGGTGGGAACTTTTATTGATCGTTGCTCTTCCTCTTGGGATCAACCTTTGGAGAAAATGGCTTCAAATCGAAGGGGATGAAGTGGGGATTAAAGATTGTTTGAATGCCCTTGAAGAAGGGGCTAAAACGACTGTCCCTGTAGCGATTGCGTGTGGTGCAGTCGGTATTGTTGTAGGAATTGCTTCCCTTACAGGGGTTGCGCTCGAGATTGCTAATAGCATTGTGAGTATTGGTAGTGCTGTAAACAGCCCGCTGATTCAATTGATTATCACTCTGATCTTGACGATGATCACATCTATAATTTTAGGAATGGGTCTTCCAAGTATCCCAACCTACATCATTACCAGTACGATGGCTGCGCCTATTCTTCTACAGCTTCCGTTATATCGTGAGCTTGCGGGATCTACGGAAACGGCTACCTTCGTGGCGCATATGTTTGTCTTTTACTTCGGTATCTTTGCCAATATTACGCCACCAGTCGCTTTAGCAGCATTTGCGGGAGCTGGAGTAGCAGGGGGAAATCCAAACAAGACCGGATTCCAAGCTATGAAACTTGCGATCGCTGGGTTCATCGTTCCGTTTATGTTCGTCTTTTCGCATGAGATGTTGATGATTGACGCAACAGTCATGAACATTTTGGTGATCACCGTAACTTCCCTCGTTGGAGTCTTTATGTTATCGATCATGGCCGAAGGTTATCTTAAATCCACAGTACCTGTATGGATGAGGGCCTTAGCAGGAGCAGGAGCTCTGCTATTGATATATCCAGGGCTCCTCACCGACTTTATCGGTTTAGCCATCTTTGCTTTTGTACTTGTCACAAATTTGAAGAGTAACAATGATCTTCAACAACAACGAACAGCTCTTTAA
- a CDS encoding fumarylacetoacetate hydrolase family protein — MRLSTILKDGKEIAVIRNEGGQVTSLTDVNDFFEQSWTTTMFELIQSNQLSHFEKWWNELADENKERIPSIEDPDYRPLYRHPRKIWGIGLNYVDHASDLDEAAPKGEPASFMKPDTAIIGHGDKIKVPQQSERTTGEAELGVIIGRECKDVEAADAGNVVAGYTTIIDMTAEDILRKNPRYLTRAKSFDTFFSFGPEFITPDEIGDLLEVNVTTKINGKVHRTNKVRNMTFQPYELVSFHSKVMTLLPGDIISTGTPGAVVIRDGDKIECEVDRMMVLENSVVDLKNNEE; from the coding sequence ATGCGCTTATCTACGATACTGAAAGATGGAAAAGAGATCGCAGTGATAAGAAATGAGGGAGGGCAAGTCACTTCTTTAACCGATGTGAATGATTTCTTTGAACAATCCTGGACCACGACCATGTTCGAATTGATTCAATCCAACCAATTGAGTCATTTTGAGAAATGGTGGAACGAGTTGGCAGATGAGAATAAAGAACGGATTCCATCTATTGAAGATCCGGATTACCGTCCCCTCTATCGCCACCCCAGAAAAATATGGGGGATTGGTTTAAATTACGTCGACCATGCTTCCGATTTGGACGAAGCTGCACCTAAAGGGGAACCTGCGAGCTTTATGAAGCCTGATACGGCAATTATCGGTCATGGGGACAAAATAAAAGTCCCCCAACAGTCCGAACGTACGACAGGAGAAGCAGAGTTAGGTGTGATCATCGGCAGAGAGTGTAAAGATGTCGAAGCTGCTGACGCGGGAAATGTAGTTGCCGGTTATACAACAATCATTGATATGACAGCAGAAGATATTTTGCGCAAAAATCCTAGATACTTAACGAGAGCAAAAAGTTTTGATACCTTCTTTAGTTTCGGGCCGGAATTCATCACTCCTGATGAAATCGGTGATCTTTTAGAAGTGAACGTTACAACAAAAATCAATGGCAAAGTTCATCGGACGAACAAAGTAAGGAACATGACTTTTCAACCTTACGAATTGGTTTCCTTCCATTCTAAAGTTATGACCCTCCTTCCAGGGGATATCATCTCGACGGGAACTCCAGGAGCGGTGGTTATTAGAGATGGTGACAAGATTGAATGTGAAGTTGATCGTATGATGGTACTGGAAAATTCAGTCGTTGATTTAAAAAATAATGAGGAGTGA
- a CDS encoding SDR family oxidoreductase, with translation MDLQLENKSVVVLASSKGLGKAVSMEFAKEGARVLISSRNEAELQSAKAEIQEVSENTQVEYQVCDVTKKEDIQQLIDKAIDLFGTVDVLINNAGGPPAGTFENFDDEDWQKAFELNLLSFTRSIREVLPAMKKQQSGRIINIASSSIKQTLDNLILSNTFRAGIVGLSKSLSQELAGDQILINTVGPGRIATDRVAELDQKRANKLEVSVEELKKSTEQSIPIGRYGEPEEFARTVVFLASGANTYLTGQSLVVDGGLVKAL, from the coding sequence ATGGACTTGCAGTTAGAGAATAAATCAGTCGTTGTACTAGCTTCGAGTAAAGGGCTTGGAAAAGCGGTCAGCATGGAGTTCGCCAAGGAAGGAGCTCGTGTCCTTATTTCTAGTCGGAATGAAGCAGAACTTCAATCAGCGAAAGCTGAAATTCAAGAAGTGAGCGAGAACACTCAAGTCGAGTACCAGGTTTGTGATGTCACCAAAAAGGAAGATATTCAACAACTGATCGATAAGGCCATTGACCTTTTTGGAACGGTTGATGTGCTGATTAATAATGCCGGTGGGCCGCCAGCGGGAACATTTGAAAATTTTGATGATGAAGACTGGCAGAAAGCGTTTGAACTGAATTTACTCAGCTTTACGCGCTCTATACGGGAAGTTTTGCCTGCCATGAAGAAACAACAGTCAGGAAGAATCATCAATATTGCTTCATCTTCTATCAAACAAACGCTGGACAATCTTATCTTATCCAACACGTTTCGGGCAGGAATTGTAGGTTTGTCTAAAAGTCTGTCTCAAGAGCTTGCAGGGGATCAGATCCTCATTAACACCGTAGGCCCCGGACGTATCGCTACAGATCGAGTAGCGGAGCTCGATCAAAAGAGAGCTAATAAACTGGAGGTCTCTGTAGAAGAGCTGAAAAAGAGTACGGAACAATCGATTCCAATCGGTCGTTATGGCGAACCAGAAGAATTCGCCCGAACCGTTGTATTTCTCGCCTCAGGAGCCAACACTTACCTAACAGGCCAATCCCTGGTGGTTGATGGAGGATTAGTAAAAGCGCTCTAA
- a CDS encoding glycoside hydrolase family 13 protein, with protein MNKHEWWKKSVVYQIYPKSFNDTNGDGIGDIPGIIEKLDYLKELGVDVLWLSPIYDSPQEDNGYDIRNYRQVDNLFGSMEDLERLLEEAHKRDLKLVMDLVVNHTSDEHPWFVESSKSKGHPYRDYYIWKDGKENGEPPTNWNSVFSGPAWAYDETTGQYYLHIFAKKQPDLNWENPKLREDVYDMMKFWLDKGMDGFRMDVINFISKDPDYPDGQNGDGSPYFMNGPRVHEFLQEMNREVLSNYDVFTVGEMPGASPEDAKRYTDPANEELNMIFTFEHMDLDSDGDKWNWTELNLVDLKENFEKWQTALHDVGWNSLYWNNHDQPRIVSRFGDDGEYRVKSAKMLAICLHMMQGTPYIYQGEELGMTNVHFDTLEEYRDIELFNMYKEKKEQGWSHEDLMKAIYVKGRDNARTPMQWNDSENGGFTDGTPWIQVNPNYSEINAERALKDKNSVFYFYQQLIRLRKEIDMITDGRFELLMREDPNVFAYKRVSGAGSLLVVCNFSSEEVALDEDIVKEIEGKPVIITNEKESSNRGRLAPYEGTVYLI; from the coding sequence ATGAATAAGCATGAGTGGTGGAAAAAGAGTGTCGTCTATCAAATTTATCCGAAGAGTTTTAATGATACGAATGGGGATGGAATTGGTGATATCCCTGGAATTATAGAGAAGCTGGATTACTTGAAAGAGTTGGGTGTGGATGTTCTTTGGCTCTCGCCGATCTATGATTCTCCGCAAGAAGATAATGGCTATGATATTCGTAACTACCGTCAAGTGGATAATCTATTTGGAAGTATGGAAGACTTGGAACGGTTGTTGGAAGAAGCTCATAAGAGAGACTTGAAGTTGGTCATGGACCTCGTTGTTAATCACACATCTGATGAACACCCATGGTTCGTGGAGTCTTCGAAAAGCAAGGGTCATCCTTATCGTGATTATTACATATGGAAAGATGGCAAAGAGAACGGAGAGCCACCAACAAATTGGAACTCTGTTTTCAGTGGGCCGGCTTGGGCTTATGATGAAACGACTGGCCAATATTACCTGCACATCTTTGCGAAGAAGCAGCCTGATTTGAACTGGGAGAATCCAAAGCTTCGCGAAGATGTGTACGATATGATGAAGTTTTGGTTGGATAAAGGAATGGACGGCTTCCGGATGGATGTCATCAACTTTATCTCTAAAGATCCCGACTATCCGGATGGACAGAATGGAGATGGCAGCCCTTATTTTATGAATGGCCCTCGTGTCCACGAATTTTTGCAGGAAATGAATCGGGAAGTTCTATCAAACTATGATGTGTTTACAGTAGGGGAAATGCCGGGGGCTTCTCCTGAAGATGCGAAGCGTTATACGGATCCTGCGAATGAAGAATTGAACATGATTTTTACATTCGAGCATATGGATTTGGATTCGGACGGGGATAAGTGGAATTGGACGGAATTAAACCTTGTCGACTTGAAGGAGAATTTTGAAAAATGGCAGACCGCGCTCCATGATGTCGGTTGGAACAGTTTGTACTGGAACAACCATGACCAGCCCCGTATCGTTTCCCGCTTCGGTGATGATGGAGAATACCGAGTGAAGTCTGCGAAAATGCTCGCGATCTGCCTGCACATGATGCAGGGAACACCTTATATTTACCAAGGCGAAGAGCTTGGCATGACGAACGTCCACTTTGACACACTCGAAGAATATAGGGATATTGAGCTTTTCAATATGTATAAAGAGAAGAAGGAACAAGGATGGTCTCATGAAGATCTCATGAAAGCCATCTATGTAAAAGGCCGTGATAATGCCCGAACTCCGATGCAGTGGAATGATTCGGAAAATGGTGGTTTTACAGACGGAACACCGTGGATCCAGGTGAATCCGAATTATAGTGAGATTAATGCGGAGCGTGCTCTGAAAGATAAGAACTCCGTGTTTTACTTCTATCAACAGTTGATTCGTTTGAGAAAAGAAATCGATATGATCACGGATGGCAGGTTTGAACTCTTGATGAGAGAAGATCCGAACGTTTTTGCTTATAAGCGTGTCAGTGGTGCAGGAAGTCTTCTTGTCGTCTGTAACTTCTCTTCAGAAGAAGTAGCATTAGATGAGGACATTGTAAAAGAGATTGAAGGAAAGCCTGTCATTATTACAAATGAAAAGGAATCATCGAATCGCGGAAGATTAGCTCCTTATGAAGGAACGGTATATCTAATTTAA
- a CDS encoding N-acetylglucosamine kinase, with protein sequence MNYVIGIDGGGTKTTCLFLEANHCTYPEQSKVMQGLGTNPHQIGFEEAGHRLTALIKNGLQTFNVDSAQIIGIGFGLAGIGRPEDEEKMRTIVQDIFWNLSFSENLNSFVGSDSLAALKGALSLKDESGILVISGTGSNAIGIDREGKIHKCGGWGHLIGDEGSGYYLSLKALSVMAKAADGRGEETLITPLILKKLNLQKPEDLVRHIYGRSHEKHEIAKLATCVIEASEQKDAVAVEILKEAADQLVLHVESIARRGFERDAAITAAGSIFKHSKILKQHFIQQIETKGLGVYKEPYAPPEFGAALLAIPENL encoded by the coding sequence ATGAACTATGTGATTGGAATAGATGGAGGCGGGACAAAAACGACGTGCCTGTTCCTTGAAGCAAATCACTGTACATACCCGGAACAATCAAAAGTCATGCAGGGGCTAGGGACCAACCCTCATCAGATTGGTTTTGAGGAAGCGGGGCATCGTTTAACGGCTCTTATCAAAAATGGATTACAAACATTCAACGTAGATTCTGCACAGATCATAGGCATTGGCTTCGGACTTGCTGGTATTGGTAGACCTGAGGACGAAGAAAAAATGAGAACGATCGTGCAGGATATTTTTTGGAATTTATCATTTTCTGAAAATTTAAACTCATTTGTGGGATCCGATAGTTTAGCCGCGCTGAAAGGAGCGCTTTCCCTAAAAGATGAATCTGGAATTCTTGTTATCTCAGGCACAGGGTCGAATGCAATTGGCATAGATCGTGAAGGGAAAATCCATAAATGTGGAGGCTGGGGACACCTGATTGGGGATGAAGGAAGTGGATACTATCTTTCTTTGAAAGCGTTATCAGTAATGGCGAAAGCCGCAGATGGACGTGGAGAGGAAACGCTTATTACCCCTCTTATATTGAAGAAGTTAAATCTCCAAAAGCCTGAGGATCTTGTCCGTCACATTTATGGGAGGTCTCATGAAAAACACGAGATTGCCAAGCTTGCGACATGTGTAATAGAAGCGTCGGAACAAAAGGATGCAGTCGCGGTGGAAATATTGAAAGAAGCTGCCGATCAGCTCGTTTTACATGTGGAAAGTATCGCTCGCCGCGGCTTTGAAAGAGATGCAGCCATTACAGCTGCAGGGTCTATTTTCAAGCATTCTAAAATCCTGAAACAGCACTTCATCCAACAGATCGAAACGAAAGGGTTAGGCGTATATAAAGAGCCCTATGCTCCACCTGAGTTTGGAGCAGCGCTATTAGCAATCCCGGAAAATTTATAA
- the murQ gene encoding N-acetylmuramic acid 6-phosphate etherase: protein MTNSLTFLTTEQRNERTKNMDEMTTEQILKVMNEEDHKVAEAVKQVLPAITKAVDHISSSLKKGGRLFYVGAGTSGRLGILDASECPPTFLVDPDMVQAVMAGGGGAFTKAKENSEDDAAQGERDLKARKITSDDVVVGITASGRTPYPIGALKHARSIGAYTISLSCNHHSEISHFAECPIEVVVGPEVLTGSTRLKAATAHKMVLNMMTTTSMVKLGKVYENLMVDVHASNHKLRERAKSILMECTSATYEEAEETLKKAKLQVKPAIVMLKQSVSYDQAKKMLQANEGNLRKAMDES from the coding sequence GTGACGAATTCCTTGACGTTCCTAACAACAGAGCAACGAAATGAACGAACGAAAAACATGGATGAAATGACAACCGAACAAATTCTGAAAGTCATGAATGAAGAGGACCACAAAGTCGCAGAAGCCGTCAAACAGGTTTTGCCAGCGATTACGAAAGCTGTGGATCATATATCCTCTTCTTTGAAAAAGGGAGGCCGACTCTTTTACGTAGGAGCAGGAACGAGCGGCAGGCTGGGCATTTTAGATGCATCCGAATGTCCACCCACCTTCCTCGTGGATCCGGATATGGTTCAAGCAGTCATGGCCGGGGGCGGGGGCGCCTTCACCAAGGCCAAAGAGAATTCAGAAGATGATGCGGCTCAAGGTGAAAGAGATTTGAAAGCAAGAAAAATCACCTCAGACGATGTCGTTGTTGGGATCACTGCCAGCGGTCGCACGCCTTATCCAATTGGAGCTCTCAAACACGCGCGTTCGATTGGTGCTTATACGATCTCCTTATCCTGTAACCATCATTCCGAGATCAGTCATTTTGCCGAGTGCCCGATCGAGGTTGTCGTCGGGCCGGAAGTTTTGACAGGTTCGACGCGGTTGAAAGCGGCGACGGCGCACAAAATGGTGTTGAACATGATGACTACCACGTCCATGGTGAAACTCGGGAAGGTTTACGAAAATTTGATGGTGGACGTCCACGCAAGCAATCACAAGCTGCGTGAACGCGCAAAAAGTATTTTAATGGAGTGTACTTCAGCGACCTATGAGGAAGCAGAAGAAACGTTGAAAAAAGCGAAGCTGCAAGTGAAGCCGGCGATTGTCATGCTGAAGCAGAGCGTTTCTTATGATCAAGCGAAAAAAATGCTTCAAGCGAATGAGGGCAATTTGCGAAAGGCCATGGATGAATCTTAA
- a CDS encoding carbohydrate ABC transporter permease, giving the protein MVQSKRQRNLFLAFCLVPTFILFAVFTLYPLFNGLYYSFFKWSGASSLAEFVGFDNYRRLFSDDIIPRTIWHDYFLVITKVFGIMILSTFFAVALTQMKIKEAPFYRIVFFFPNIMSVVVIGILWMFIYNPSLGLVNSGLELIGLESWTRPWLGSEDWALPSLVLPSVWAGIGLFMLMLMGGISNISKSYYEAAEIDGATEWQQFWKVTLPLIWPQIKISILYIIITTLNGSFIIVQVMTKGGPNNSTHVMGSYLYEQAFVKYNFGYGATIGVMILILSLLTVLIMQFLMRREKVEY; this is encoded by the coding sequence ATGGTCCAGTCCAAACGACAGCGGAACTTGTTCCTTGCCTTCTGTCTTGTTCCGACATTCATTTTGTTTGCCGTGTTCACGTTGTACCCCTTGTTCAATGGTCTTTATTATTCCTTTTTTAAATGGTCGGGGGCATCTTCACTCGCCGAGTTCGTAGGTTTTGATAATTACCGCCGGTTATTCAGCGATGATATTATCCCAAGAACGATTTGGCATGATTACTTCCTTGTCATTACAAAAGTGTTCGGCATCATGATTCTGTCGACCTTTTTTGCGGTAGCTTTAACACAAATGAAAATCAAAGAAGCTCCGTTTTACCGGATTGTCTTCTTCTTTCCGAATATCATGTCCGTCGTCGTCATCGGGATTTTGTGGATGTTCATCTATAATCCAAGTCTCGGTCTTGTAAATTCAGGCCTCGAATTGATTGGTCTTGAAAGCTGGACACGTCCATGGCTCGGGAGTGAAGACTGGGCTTTGCCAAGTCTTGTATTACCTTCTGTCTGGGCAGGAATCGGGTTGTTTATGCTCATGCTGATGGGCGGGATTTCCAACATATCGAAAAGTTATTATGAAGCAGCAGAAATCGACGGGGCGACCGAATGGCAGCAGTTTTGGAAAGTAACCTTACCGCTGATCTGGCCACAAATTAAAATCTCCATTTTGTACATCATCATTACGACCTTGAATGGATCTTTCATTATCGTCCAGGTCATGACCAAAGGTGGTCCGAACAACTCCACCCACGTGATGGGGTCCTACTTATATGAACAGGCTTTCGTTAAATACAATTTCGGATACGGGGCGACGATCGGTGTTATGATTTTGATTTTGTCTCTCTTGACCGTTTTAATTATGCAGTTCCTGATGAGAAGAGAGAAAGTGGAGTATTAA
- a CDS encoding carbohydrate ABC transporter permease yields MQKGSIFSRTIVRIPLIIWSLAVLYPIFWMVLGAFKSNAEIYANPWGLPESFSFSNFVNAWSNYNIDTSVFNSFIVTGLGATLTLAMAIPTSYALERMRFRGNRLLFTLYISAMMIPMVLGWIPLFFLLMQLNLLDNIFGLSIVYAVSQLPFSIFVLTSFMATIPKSLEEAAAIDGMSPYGILWKIITPLSTTGIITVTIMNMIQFWNEYFMALIFLQSEENYTLALAIDYISNETQYTNAWGTLFASLVIAIVPVIVLYAIFQRRIVKGMTEGAIKG; encoded by the coding sequence GTGCAAAAAGGGAGTATTTTTTCAAGAACGATTGTACGTATCCCATTGATCATCTGGTCTCTGGCCGTCTTATATCCGATCTTCTGGATGGTGTTAGGGGCATTCAAATCCAACGCAGAAATCTACGCCAATCCATGGGGACTGCCGGAATCGTTCAGTTTCAGTAATTTCGTCAATGCATGGAGCAATTACAATATTGATACGAGTGTGTTTAATAGTTTCATCGTCACCGGTCTTGGAGCAACCCTGACCCTTGCGATGGCCATTCCGACTTCTTATGCTTTAGAACGCATGCGCTTCCGTGGAAACCGTCTGTTGTTCACGCTATATATTTCAGCGATGATGATTCCTATGGTCCTTGGCTGGATTCCGTTGTTTTTCCTACTGATGCAGCTGAATTTACTGGATAACATTTTCGGCCTCAGTATCGTTTATGCGGTCAGCCAATTGCCGTTCAGTATTTTCGTTTTGACGAGTTTCATGGCAACGATTCCAAAATCACTGGAAGAAGCGGCAGCGATTGACGGGATGTCTCCATACGGCATCCTGTGGAAAATCATTACGCCACTTTCGACAACCGGGATTATTACCGTTACGATTATGAATATGATCCAGTTTTGGAATGAGTATTTTATGGCGCTCATCTTCCTGCAATCGGAGGAAAACTATACGCTTGCTCTTGCGATTGATTATATTAGTAATGAAACGCAATATACGAATGCCTGGGGGACGCTGTTTGCGAGTCTTGTCATTGCGATCGTTCCTGTTATCGTTTTGTATGCGATTTTCCAACGCCGAATTGTTAAAGGAATGACTGAGGGAGCCATTAAAGGATAA
- a CDS encoding FAD-binding oxidoreductase, translated as MEKWLEELQSLLPEERVLTSLADRHSYSFDASFGEHLPDAVVQVKENREVADVLKLANRYKVPVHPRGSGTCLSGGPLPVHGGIVLDMSQFPAIIDLSPRDLTVKVTPSVLTGNINKAAEKHGLMYAPDPSSAHVATIGGNLAESSGGPRGLKYGVTKDHVLGLEVVTPEGEIMKTGGQTIKNVTGIDLTKLIVGSEGTLGVIVGATLKLMPKPPAVQTIMVAFDEVRKAGEAISQTLTSGILPAKMEFMDQACIVAVENFQPVGLPVDAAAVIIIELDGHPETLRVERGLIEEIMEEMGAKEIIIPKSDEEAAKLWHARKQVSPAIAKIKPTKVSEDATVPRSKIPDFMDRLEIIKEKYGLDVVAFGHAGDGNLHPNILCDKRNVEEMKLVEQAVEDMFQAALDLGGTLSGEHGIGTMKAPFMELELGEVGLDMMKRIKDSWDPNGILNPGKVFPEKGQKLVLHHE; from the coding sequence ATGGAAAAGTGGTTGGAAGAGCTGCAATCTCTGCTTCCGGAAGAGCGTGTTTTAACGTCCTTGGCCGACCGTCATAGTTACAGTTTTGATGCTTCTTTTGGGGAACACCTGCCGGATGCTGTGGTGCAGGTGAAAGAAAATCGGGAAGTCGCTGATGTTCTGAAGCTTGCCAATCGTTATAAAGTACCGGTTCACCCACGCGGTTCCGGCACTTGTCTGAGCGGCGGCCCCCTTCCTGTTCACGGCGGGATTGTTTTGGATATGTCGCAGTTCCCGGCAATCATCGATCTTAGTCCGCGCGACTTGACGGTAAAAGTGACGCCGAGTGTATTAACTGGAAACATCAATAAAGCGGCAGAGAAACACGGACTGATGTATGCCCCTGACCCAAGCAGTGCCCATGTAGCAACGATTGGAGGCAATCTTGCGGAAAGCTCCGGCGGTCCCCGGGGACTGAAATATGGAGTAACGAAGGACCACGTACTTGGGTTGGAGGTCGTAACCCCTGAAGGCGAAATCATGAAGACGGGTGGTCAAACGATCAAGAATGTCACGGGCATTGATTTGACGAAGCTGATCGTCGGATCGGAAGGAACGCTTGGCGTCATCGTCGGGGCTACGTTGAAGCTGATGCCGAAGCCGCCCGCTGTGCAGACGATTATGGTTGCTTTCGATGAAGTGCGAAAAGCAGGGGAGGCCATCTCTCAGACGCTGACGTCAGGAATTCTGCCAGCCAAGATGGAATTTATGGATCAAGCGTGTATTGTCGCCGTCGAAAACTTCCAGCCGGTCGGCCTGCCTGTCGATGCAGCTGCTGTCATCATCATTGAGCTGGATGGACATCCAGAAACGCTGCGTGTCGAGCGGGGCCTGATCGAGGAGATCATGGAAGAGATGGGCGCGAAAGAAATCATCATTCCTAAAAGTGATGAGGAAGCGGCCAAACTTTGGCATGCGCGCAAGCAAGTGTCACCTGCGATTGCGAAGATTAAGCCGACGAAAGTATCCGAAGACGCGACCGTTCCGAGGAGCAAGATCCCGGACTTTATGGACCGGTTAGAGATCATCAAAGAAAAGTACGGCCTCGACGTGGTCGCTTTTGGCCATGCCGGAGACGGCAACCTGCACCCGAACATTTTATGCGACAAACGCAATGTGGAAGAGATGAAGCTTGTTGAACAAGCGGTGGAGGACATGTTTCAGGCTGCTCTCGATCTTGGCGGCACGCTTTCCGGCGAGCACGGGATCGGTACGATGAAGGCGCCGTTCATGGAGCTTGAACTTGGAGAAGTCGGACTCGACATGATGAAGCGGATTAAGGACAGCTGGGACCCGAATGGCATCTTGAACCCGGGCAAAGTTTTTCCTGAAAAGGGGCAGAAGTTGGTGCTGCACCATGAGTAG